CTCGCATCTTTTATTATGGAGACAGGCTGATTTTGAAGTGGGATTATTTTGCTGGTGGGTCTGTGGGCAGGGCCTGGAGGAAAGGGTGCGAAGGCAGAGCGGGGAGGTTTCTGCACACCAGGCAGACACACCGGTGCCCGCTCTCTCTGGCTTTTGGTCACACTGACGTTGAACCGGGCACCCTGAGCTCTGAGTGTTGCATGGAACTACGAGATGACAATTCGCACTGGGGTCATTCTGGGGAGCGAAGAGGGCGAAGACTGATGCCCAGAGCAAAAAGAGGGCGTTCTCCTTTGTagcagggtgggggggagtgcaAGCAGTGGGAAGGCATGCCTCCATGACACAGGATTATGGGGCTGAACGTCAGGGAGGGAGCTGCTTTGGAGGCCTTGTGTTGTGTCTGGGGGGGTTCCCGCAACCCACACATTTCCTTCCCCACTTTGTGGCAGATGAAGCGGAAGTCCGAGAGCAGCCTGGACAGCAGGGCCCCGTCTCCTGGGAAGAAGTTCTGCAAGGGTTCGGAGCGTGGCAGGTGAGGGCCAGctgttccttggggggggggctggtgttTGGGCGCAGTGGCAGTGGGGTCTTTTACCTGCCCTTGTTTCCTCCTCAGAGTGCTGGGCCCTTGCGTCGCAAGCCCCACAGCGACCTTTGGCGACCTGCGAAATGCCAAGGTGGGCCAGGCCCGCTGCCGGCATGTTCCCCCCTTGACTCCACCCCCTGAGCTCCAGGACTGGCTGCGAACGTTCCAGGTGAGGGGTGGCAGAGCCAGGGGCGGCAGGGGTCGCGGCACTCCGCCAGCTCTTCTGGGTGGGGGAGCGCTGCAGGAGCAGGGCTTTCTGGGTGTGGCTGCCCCTGCTCCTTGCTGTGGCGCTCTGCCCAGCCGAGGCTAGGTCTGCGTTGGCCTTCTGGAGCTGGCGGAGGCACTCAGCGGGCTTTGGGGGGGAGCCGTGGCTGGGGCAGGTTTGGTTCTCTACCGCAGCTGAATTCGTCGTTGTCAGTCTTGCGCTGTCTGCTGAGCTCTGAGAGCTTTTGGCGTAGGGTGCTTCCTCTGGGTGGAGGCCTGACTCTGCGTTTATGTCTCCAGCGCTGGAGCGGCCCAGAGAAGCTGCTGGCCCTCGATGAGCTCATCGACCGTTGTGAGCCCCCCCAGATCAAGCACATGATGCAGGTGATTGAGCCCCAGTTCCAGCGGGACTTTATCTCGCTCTTACCCAAAGAGGTGAGTGGTCGGCTGTGGGGCAGGACGGCAGAGGCAACGATTCTGGGCCTGCTAAAAAGTGGGGACTTCAGAGCGGGCAAGGACGTGACAGGACTGACAGCAGGCAGGGCCCAGGGTGTGGCACACGAGGTGATTCTAGGAGGAGGATGGTGGTGTTAGAGAAGGGTGGACCAGGCAGGGAACCGAATGGCACATGGGGCCAAGAGGCTGTAGGGGGAAGGGACCAGGAGTGGCAGCCTTTGAGAGGAGCCGGCATGGGCCTTGCTTGCAAGAACAGAGAGGGCAGGGGAGATCAGAGAGAGGCCCACCCTTGAAGGAAGGGTGTCCTGTGGGGACAGCCAGCACAGCTGGcagagatgcctcctgcaagtccggAATTCAGGCAGTCAGGTGGTCAGAGGAGTGCTGGCCGGGCAgggttgccttagggttgcctTTCTTCTCCGAGAAGGCCCCTGCTGGGTCCATCCAGCTGTCTctcgagtccagcatcctgtttcccaaggCAGCCACCCAACTGTGCTTAAGCGGCTGCCGTTGCTGCCTCGCCCTGCTTTCAGAGGCTTTCCTACTCCGAACGGGGGGAGagagctgctttggggggggggtgtttcctgaGGTTGCAGTGAAGGTTTTTGTTGCTGAGGCTCGAGAGGTGGAGAGCTGGTGCTGCGTAAAGCCTGGTGCGCTCGAGCGCTTTTCGTGTGGGCTCGTGCCTTCCAGCAGGCATGAAGCCAGGGGTGGTGGGCAGTGGGCCGTCATCACCTGATCTCTGGCCCGTTCTCTTGGCAGCTGGCGCTCTACGTGCTCTCTTTCCTGGAGCCCCGCGACTTGCTCCGTGCTGCACAGACATGCCGCTACTGGCGCATTTTGGCAGAGGACAACCTGCTGTGGCGGGAGAAGTGCCGTGAAGTAGGTAAGGCCTTgccctgctgctgccgccgccgcctgggtgctggcctcccttccgCCTTCTCTCTCTCAGGGCTCCTTTGCTTCCTTGCAGGCATTGAAGAGCCACTGAGCCTGCGCAAGCGGCGGCTGCTCAGCCCGGGCTTCATGTACAGCCCCTGGAAACTGGCCTTCCTGAGGCAGCACCGGATCGACATGAACTGGCGGGGTGGGGACGCCCGGCCCCCCAAGGTACTGTGTTTGTCCCCATGCCTGAGCCCATGGAAGCGTTGCTCTAGGGGCTGGCATGTCATCTGGCTCAAAACAGAGGGCTGAAAAGGTCTCTGTGTTAGCTGTGGTGTGAGCTCTAGAGttgagggtcatagaatcatagagttggaaggggccaccaggttcatctagtccaacccccacacaatgcagggaattcacaactacctcccccccccctcatacccccagtgaccagatgctccatgcccagaagatggccaaaaataaaaatcctccaagatccctggccaatctggcctggagtaaaATTGATTCCTGACCCCAACGTGGCAGTCGGCAtgtccctgggcatgtaagaaagggccatgagagccaaacactgacaccacccttcctgccctccctttcatgatctgcctaagttcacagaatcagcagtgctgacagatggacatctaacctctgcttagaaatctccaaagaagggagagcccaccacctcccgaggaagcctgttccactgaggaactgctctaactgtcaggaagttcttcctaatgtttagccagaaactcctttgattttaTTACAACCCATTGGtcctggtcagaccttctgggtcaacagaaaactcctcggcaccctcctctgtaggacagcccttcaggtatttgaagatggttctcatgtcccctctcagtcttcttctcttcaggctaagcatccccagctccttcaacctttcctcaccaTCTTCGTGGGGGAAGGCTGTGAGGTCCCGGCACGCCTTCCTCTGACGCCTGCTGATTGTCAATTTAAACAGCCCCAGAGCCCAGCGTGGCTGCGTGACTTTCCTTGTCCTCCTGTGTCCCTCAGCCACTTTCTGCTGTGGCTCTTGCGCCATTCCGAGCAGGACGGTGGCACTCGCTTGCTCCACTTCTGGGGCTTGGCTCCAGCTCCTGACCGATAATAGAACTGGGAATTctcaagccagccagccatccGGCGTGAGGAGTGGCTGTGTTTTGTGGAGGCAGCGGCCCTTTACCGGCGGGTACAGGCTGCACACAAAATTCCCACAATGCATTAGACCTGCAGAGACATTGTGAGGTGCCTTTTTAAGTGTCACACTCCCTGGAAAAGTCGCACAAACATGATGGTCTCTTCCATCTTTCCATGGCCAAAGGGACCCAATGCACCAGGTAACCCCAGCTGCAAAATGCAAGGGGTTGGGCCTTGTGTACCACCAGTGGCTCTGATGAAAGTGGATCTTTTCCGTAGCTTCCCCCCAACAGGGCGATGGGTGGGGGTTTATTTGGGGTATCTGTGGGCAATAAAAGGGCCAGCCAGGCTGGCAGAACTATCCCACCTGCCTCTTACTCCAGTGGACAGATtcatgagatccaacccatgtgTCACAGTTTTCTTTCATTATCTTGCAAAATGGACAAGAAATTTGTGTTCCTTTTTAACCAATCCTTGTAAGGGAACACCCACGCACTGTGGGACCCTGGGGCGGGACACGCTGGCAGGCTGGGTGGTGACACCGTGGCAGGGTGGCATTCGTGCGCTGCCTGGAGCGATGGGTGGCACTGTGCTTCAGAGGAAGAGACTGGGGCATCTGGCTGGTTGGGGGCCATGGTGCTTGATGTTCCATGTGCCGTGGCTCCTCTGAGTCAGCCGAGATTCTGGGGGACCTCTAGAATGAGTCGGCCAGCAGCCACGGGTTCCTTTTCCACTGCAGCAGTCAGATGTCTCTTAGCAATACACTTTCAattgttcttccccccccccagaaaagttAGCGTATTTACAAAATAATGTTTAAAGTTAGCATATTTGCAAAATACCAGCAAACCCCAAGCCCAGATAAAGGTTTATCGTTGTAGGAAACTCAGCTCCTTGAGGGATTTGATTGATGAGCTGCATTAGCTGCGCTCGTTCCATGCTGTAACTCACAAAAGTAGCGCCATGGTGTAATCTTCCATTCTCTTGACCTCAGAAACTTGGCAAACACGTAATCTGCTCTCCTACACTCCATATTTCGCGACATCCAGGCCATGTGTCACATGATTCTGCTGAATCTTTGatgcattgtgggggggggggttgggggtacGGTAAGCCCACCAGTCCTGTGCCAAGGAGCCTTCTTCCCACATGGTCTTCCACTGTGTGTGCCATTTCCTGGGCCAGCTGCTGATTTCCGCCCTCCTGGGGAGAGGCCACTGGCCTTGCCCGCCACTCCCTCTGCAGCACCCAGCGCCCGGTCATGTGCTGTCTCTGTCCGGTCAGGTCCTGAAAGGGCACGACGACCACGTCATCACCTGCCTCCAGTTCTGCGGCAACCGCATTGTCAGCGGCTCGGATGACAACACGCTCAAGGTCTGGTCAGCCGTCACAGGGGAGGTCAGTCTCTGTCTGTCCTCTGCCTCCTTTCTGCGGTGTTTGTGGTGGACTCCTGCGCTGAtcgtctctctcctccccctccagtgCGTGCAGACCCTCGTGGGGCACACGGGCGGGGTCTGGTCCTCTCAGATGAGGGACAATGTGGTCATCAGCGGCTCCACCGACCGGACCTTGAAGGTGTGGAATGCGGACACCGGGGAGTGCGTGCACACCCTCTATGGGCACACGTCCACCGTGCGCTGCATGCACCTGCACGGCACCAGGTAGGTGGGGGGGCAGAAGAAGGTGCCTTTGGGTGGGGgagcccccttctcctcccccccatctcTGGGATCGGCCCaagacaccttcccttcctttgcaggGTGGTGAGTGGGTCTCGGGACGCCACCCTCCGCTTGTGGGACATTGAGACTGGGCAGTGCTTGCATGTGCTGATGGGCCATGTGGCGGCTGTGCGCTGCGTCCAGTACGATGGGCAGAAGGTGGTGAGCGGCGCCTACGACTACACGGTGAAGGTCTGGGACCCAGAGACTGAGAGCTGCATTCACACCCTGCAAGGCCACACGAACCGCGTCTACTCCCTGCAGGTAAGCGTGCCGGGCTGGGGTGGGCGGGCTGCCGCCCTTGGCCTGTCTGCAGAGCCACACAGCTGCCACAGCTGCGCTGAGctcctgcctcttcctcctccctgcaGTTTGACGGGGTCCACATTGTCAGCGGCTCCCTGGACACGTCCATCCGGGTGTGGGACGCGGAGAGTGGCAACTGCCTGCACACACTGATGGGGCACCAGTCCCTGACGAGCGGCATGGAGCTGCGGGACAACATCCTGGTCTCGGGGAACGCCGACTCCACCGTCAAAATCTGGGACATCAAGACGGGCCAGTGCCTGCAGACCCTGCAAGGTCAGTGCACGGGCCAGAggagccggggtgggtgggggaggacgaCGACCACCACATGGCCATTTGGAGCTGCTGGCCAAGCCCCGAGGGCTCCTCTGAAGTTGAGGGCCATAGCTTGGCCTACCCACAGCCCTGAGTGCCGTGCTGGGATGCTTGGCCCCTTCCTGGGCACAGGCACGAGCAGGTGGGTGCTGgtcgctgctgctgctccaagttAACGgagctgtcgggggggggggggctcttttctCTGTCGCAGGGCCCAGCAAGCACCAGAGCGCGGTGACGTGCCTGCAGTTCAGTTCCAAGTTTGTGGTGACCAGCTCGGACGACGGCACTGTCAAGTTGTGGGACCTGAAGACGGGAGAATTTGTGCGCAACCTGGTGGCCCTGGAGAGTGGGGGCAGCGGGGGGGTGGTCTGGCGCATTCGTGCCTCCAACACGAAGCTGGTTTGTGCTGTTGGCAGCCGCAACGGGACGGAGGAGACGAAGCTGCTGGTGCTTGACTTTGACGTGGCTCTGAAATAAGGAGGCAGAGGAGCCGCTGGGGGACGGGGGACGACCCTGCGGGACAGGGGCAtcgtggggggaggggtggcaggTGCTGCCGGTCTACCTTATTTATAagaggggggttggggggagtgGCTGGCAGAACAAAAGAGCACAAGGGCCTGGTTTTGTATACACGAATAATATATCCTTTTATTTctgtactggtgtgtgtgtgtgccattgcGTGTGTCTATCCTCAACCACGGTGTCCTCGCTGTACAGGCTTAGGGGGGCGGCCAGAGACCCTTGACCAGGCGGAGGGGCTTTCTCCTTGAAGGGTGGCCACagtagcctttcttcatagggccaAATCCCCTTCGTGCAGGACGCTGACAGCGTGGATCCGCCGCTGAGCGCACGCCTCTGGGGCCAGCTGGCAGGGCAGGGCTATGTGTGTGACGGCCCGCTGGCTGCCGAAGGGCACAAAGGCCTCAGGTGCCCCAAGGAACACAGGGCACTGGTAAGTGGGCACGTGAGAGGGCATCTTCCAGGGCTGGTAGGTGGCTTGGACCCAGACGGCTGGTAGCTTGCAGAGCTGGGCTGAGAGCGCCTCTCGTAGCTGGCTGCTGTGGGCGTCCCAGCGGGCGTGGCGTAGCTCCAGGCCAGTCAGGTAGAGCCCCCCCTTGTCGGGAGCATTGCTGGGGGGCAGCATCGTGGGCAGAACCTGGGGACGACAAGGACCGGGTCAGTATCCAGGGGCCAGGCCCCTGCCGCCCTTGTCCCTGCCAGGCCGGGCCTACCTGTTGCTCCAGGGAGTAGCGGCTGAGCTCCTGTTTCTCCGCGCGGGCAGTCTCCTGCCGCAGGGCCAGGAAGAGGCGCTGAGGGTGGTGGAAGGCAGCCAGCTGGTAGGGCACCCCTGTCTGGGACTGCAGGTAGTGGGTGAGGAGCTGGCAGCGGCAGTGGAGCGTCTTGAGCCAGGCCTGGGGGGGCTGGGGGCCGGTGGGGGTGTGTTGCAGCCACGGGCGGGGGACTCTGCCTCGCTCCAGCTCCCACAGGATGGCAGCACagcggggggaggggcaggggggcCCTTGCAGGTGCTCCTGGGCGCACTGCAGGTCTCTCTGCACCTGCTGCAGCAGGGCCCGGAGGCTGCCGGCCTCCTCCAGGAGGAAGCGCTGcagggggcggggcttggggcgGGGCTGCCCCTTGGGCGGGTGGACACGGACGCCCACCTCCCACCCGCATTCCTCCAGCTGCCCCACCAGCTCCTGCGTCAGttccagcccctcccccaccagctccTCCAGAGCCGCTTTCGGGCATCGGCTCGGCGGGGGCCGCGGCTGCCACAGGCCCTGGGCGGCCTGCAGGGCGGACAGCATGGCCTGGCTGCGGCTAGCCACCAGTTCCCGCTGCATGCTGTTGCACAGGCCCACCCAGGCCGGCTCCATGGGGCTGGGGAGCTGCTCGATCCGTGCCTGGGTGGCAGCCACCACCTCTTCCTCGGACAGCTCtggaggagagagaagggaagaggtGCTGGTCACCCTGCATGGctcaggaggaaggggagggccaGCCCAGCGTGCTGGCAGGTTGCTCACCTGGGCTGGGGCTGCCGCGGACAGCAGCTAGGAGGCTTGGCAGGCCGGGCCCTGGCAGCAGGTGCACATCGGAAGCCAGGCACTGCTGGCTCAGGCTCTGCACGGCCTCTGCATCTCCACGGTCCAGGATGTGACCCCCGTAAGGGATGCTTCCTGTAGAAAGGATCGGGGGGCTCAGTGGGCTGTGCTAGCAGCGAGGTGCACGAAAagctgcctccccccgcccccctctgTACCTGCCAGCTCCTGCAGGGCTGCTTCAGGGCTGACCATCAGCCTGCTCAGCCGCTCCTGGGCCTTGAAGCCTTCCCAGAGTTCCACGTGGCTCCTGTGGGAGTGGCACATAGCAGAAGACCctctgggagggagagggaggtggcacccccccccccaacatggcaGCTGGAGCAGACTGCGAGGGCTGCTGGCTGCCATCTACaggggctgggggggtgtcttCACTGGAAGCCCAGCATAGCCAGTAGGCGTGTGGGGGCAATTGGGAGGCCGGGGGGGTATCTGGGCCTGgttgccagagcagcagcagcaggggatgAATGCTCTGGGTCCACTGGCAGGCTCTCTCCTTCAAAGCAAGGGgttggggggggtggaacaggaAGCTGCTACAGTAGTTTTGAGCTTGACTCGGGGGAGGCGGGGAAGGCCCCACACTAACTGTCCAGGGGCCGTGACTGGGCTGGCCGCCAGAAGAGAGAGAGGCCATCAGCCTTGTCTGACTGTCGCCAGAGCATGGAGGGGTCAGTGGGCCAAGGCAGCTCCCCCGGGGAGACCTTACGGCACTCCCTGGGGCTGCCCCTCAGCCCCTCACTCACCACAGGTAGGAGGCCGCCTGAATCCACTGGCCGTAAGCCTGCCGGTAGCACAGAGTAGCGTACAGCACCAGCAGCGCCAGCCCCTGGTTGGTGTCCAGGCCTGGCACCTGTCCCTGCAGCAGCCGGTGCGAGCGCGCCAGGGTGCTTTTGAGCTCCAGGGGCATCTCGCAGAAAAAGACCACGCCGTTCCGATACACGGGCCCTGGGGGCAAAGGCAACATCAGGCCCGGGCACCACACAAGGTGGAAGAGGCAGCGCCCCAGCTCCAGGAAGCCAAGAGAGACTTTCCATCTGTGGAGAAAGGGGATGGGGGTGCGAATCTGGAGCGCAGGGGAACGAGGCTGGGCGCGTCCCACCGGCATCTAAGAAGGGAGCCCATGTTGCTTTCGGCTTGCTGCTTCCCACAGGCATCGCCTTTTCATGTGTGGTCAGTCAGAGGGGGAAGAAGAGCAGGGGCTTCTTGTCCACACCCATGCCCAAGCCGCTGGGAGCGCCCTGCTGTACCTGGCACGGATTCTGGGACATCTGCTGCAGTGATGAACCAGAGGCGGAACTTGGGGTGGATCTCGAAAGCTCCCCCTTCAGCGTCCCCTGCCAAACAGAAGAggaggtatggggggggggtaagagcaGGGTAACCAAAGGTCTGCCTCACCAGCATCCTGGGCCTTGCACTGTCTCAAAATTGCCTTGCTGAGAAACCCTCGACTTCTTTCCGAGGTTATGAAGCTACACGAGGCGGCACTGCTTAACCTTCAGACAGGTGGTTTTTACCAGAAGTACATTTCACAGGGATTAAGTTTtatccgcacacacacacctgcgcGCTTCACTCTTGTGAGGTTTTGAAGTGGGCTGCCCTGAATGTACTCCATGGCCCTGTGTCCAAATTGCTTGGTGATGCTCCAGGGGTCGTGAACCAGTTCCCGACCGTTGTGGTTGGtgggctaagagtgaacaaactgaaactgcaCCCTGAGTAGATTAAGATAATGGTGGTTGGGAAGCCAGAGCCCTTGAAGGGCATTTTGCACTTTCCACTTTTGagggggttcagctgacccttgctggatCAGTTAAGGTCCGAAGGATTGTACTAGATCCAGCATTGATgcaagcaagttaatgcagctgcaaaaaaatgcATTCTTCCAGGTTCATTTAGCCCAGAAGTTGGGCTGCTTTGATTCAACTGCCCTGGCCATGGGGAGGCATGCTACGGTtaccttgaggctagactactgcaatgcatgcGACACAGGTCTACCATTGAAGACAACTGGGAAACGCCAGTTAGTGCAGACTGTGGCAAGCCCAGTGACTGCCCCACACACCCATTCCGTGGAGGCGGCAGCAGGTGATGGTTGTGCGCATTCCACAGGGAGCTCCTCACTGTAAACACTTGATATCAAAAGCAAATTTTCATTCAGGGCTGGCAAACTGGCTAAAGCTTGATGACAGAAGACCCACTCCTCCCCCCGGGCTTAGCAATACAGGACCACGCAGGGCAAGGACAAGTGTGGATTGGTGGGCATGAGTCCTGTGGGcagaggtgccccccccccgcaactctGACCGACAGGAAGAGCTTTGACTGGCATATTGTTTTGGGGTGCTGGAAAGATGTTGCGGGGGTTGGGTTTTGCTGGCCCCTGGGTGCAAAGTGTGCCATGGCTCCGAGGGGTGGCAGCCATCATGGTACCACGTCTGCCTGAGGGCAATGGAGCAAAGtccaggagggagggaagctTAGCCACACGCGCCTTTTCTCTGTAGGATCTCTCTGCTTTCAGGATGTCTTGAGGCCTCACCccgcccttccctcctcctcctcctcctcctcctcctggcagccgaGAGGCTCACAATCCTGTGGGAGTGCGGCCTCTTCAGCCTTCCTTTGAAAATGCATCAGCTGGGGAACAGAGCGATCACTAGGAAATTGGCTGGCAGGGTGGCAAGTCGTGTTTTTAATATTTGGAGTGGCTGATGTGCAGGAAGCTCACTCCTCTACACATCGACCTGTTCCAAGTGAACTCACACGGCAAGGCAGCTTCTGgttcatctcccccacccccacccggcaCCACGATCGTTCGACAGAACGTGCAAAACGGGAATGTCCAGGAGGTCCTTTTTATGCAGGGCTTAGAACTGTAGAGTAACACCACAGGGCCACGGAGGGGGACTTTGTGAGGTTTGTAGtctattgcggggggggggttggtttttttgTAGATACCACCTTCCTGTGACTCCTCTGTCTCCTACCTTTGCTACCAACTTTCTGTATTATGGGATGTCATCCCATTGTCAGCGTTTATGTCTGCATTGCTTTCTAACTAATCCTCGTCCGACTACATTGTTTACAGGAGGTCTTTGCTGCCTGACTgaactttttgttttatattttgtcaTCCACCttgactctcagtgagaaaggcgggctataaatgaagtaaatacagtGAAAGAATAACAAGTTAAGGCTCTCCCATGACAGTCATACCTTTAGCAGGGATTTGCATACCCTGAACGGCACCCCTGCAGAgactcttccccccgccccacccccacatCATGCATCCTTTTATCAACCTTTATTCCTCAACTAAAAAGCTCTGGACTCCACAGTCTTCCCTTGTAGGGAAGGAGCTCCAACGCCCCCGGCTTCATTTGGGAGGCCCTTCGTTTAAAtcctggtccctcccctccccgccttcAGCAGCATCCCAAAGACGTCCACGGTCATATTTTACTGTGTCTGTTAAGGGCGCAGCGCCCTCTCCTGTCTTACTCAGTTAATTACACTTAGTGAGCATTT
This sequence is a window from Euleptes europaea isolate rEulEur1 chromosome 12, rEulEur1.hap1, whole genome shotgun sequence. Protein-coding genes within it:
- the LOC130485544 gene encoding F-box/WD repeat-containing protein 7-like produces the protein MAGGAAEPRLDVNRAGAAELERGLVGIGRRRARGIVRKREELRGFSSLEELLRVKGITARTLRLNRQRLACSARPQDAQDAAPAQGDRGAGGGGGGPVEPGSSRVSRGAPHSDAQQRGGGDGGGSGSSSSSDGEEDEGGGGGGGGDDVYFYYTVDERWIDYLERTERGGGGGLRHHARPKVAAPGRAAAGGGGGGGGLVFEGMAAPCPACHGQQMKRKSESSLDSRAPSPGKKFCKGSERGRVLGPCVASPTATFGDLRNAKVGQARCRHVPPLTPPPELQDWLRTFQRWSGPEKLLALDELIDRCEPPQIKHMMQVIEPQFQRDFISLLPKELALYVLSFLEPRDLLRAAQTCRYWRILAEDNLLWREKCREVGIEEPLSLRKRRLLSPGFMYSPWKLAFLRQHRIDMNWRGGDARPPKVLKGHDDHVITCLQFCGNRIVSGSDDNTLKVWSAVTGECVQTLVGHTGGVWSSQMRDNVVISGSTDRTLKVWNADTGECVHTLYGHTSTVRCMHLHGTRVVSGSRDATLRLWDIETGQCLHVLMGHVAAVRCVQYDGQKVVSGAYDYTVKVWDPETESCIHTLQGHTNRVYSLQFDGVHIVSGSLDTSIRVWDAESGNCLHTLMGHQSLTSGMELRDNILVSGNADSTVKIWDIKTGQCLQTLQGPSKHQSAVTCLQFSSKFVVTSSDDGTVKLWDLKTGEFVRNLVALESGGSGGVVWRIRASNTKLVCAVGSRNGTEETKLLVLDFDVALK